One segment of Clostridium botulinum DNA contains the following:
- a CDS encoding MarR family winged helix-turn-helix transcriptional regulator, protein MLEQNFCECLFFTATRLKKIAAKIAEDELKPLGLSPTYVYILLGVKFKSGITQKELSEELHLKPSTITRLIDKLVINGLVERRAEGKLSHIYLTNDGEKIQEDIQKYRLKLHNRYREILGEDYNLLTKITNDSARILESK, encoded by the coding sequence ATGCTTGAACAAAATTTTTGTGAGTGTTTATTTTTCACTGCAACTAGATTAAAAAAGATAGCAGCTAAAATAGCTGAAGACGAGCTGAAGCCACTAGGATTATCTCCTACATATGTATATATACTTCTTGGAGTAAAGTTTAAATCTGGAATAACACAAAAGGAATTAAGTGAAGAACTTCATTTAAAGCCATCTACAATAACTAGACTAATAGATAAATTGGTTATAAATGGTTTGGTTGAGAGAAGAGCTGAAGGAAAGTTATCTCATATATATTTGACTAATGACGGAGAAAAAATTCAAGAGGATATACAAAAGTATAGATTAAAGTTACATAATCGTTATAGAGAAATATTAGGAGAAGACTATAATTTATTAACTAAGATAACAAATGATTCTGCAAGGATATTAGAATCTAAGTAG
- a CDS encoding sigma-70 family RNA polymerase sigma factor, whose protein sequence is MINENTLIYRFYNKNPMKNDLVKMAMKGDSKAFTSLIRENKEYLYKMAYSYVKNEQMALDILQESIYKAFVNIKKLKRENVFKTWITKILINECINTIRKNAKVTYLNNDILIKNESISIDEKLDLYEAIDQLRDGYKTVIILKYFNDLPLKDISYIMDIPENTVKSHLKRAKNDLSKILKEDFLNE, encoded by the coding sequence ATGATTAATGAAAATACATTAATATATAGATTTTATAATAAAAATCCAATGAAAAATGATTTAGTAAAAATGGCAATGAAAGGAGATTCAAAAGCATTTACAAGCTTAATAAGGGAAAATAAAGAATACCTTTATAAAATGGCTTATAGCTACGTAAAAAATGAACAGATGGCGTTAGATATATTACAGGAAAGTATATATAAAGCATTTGTTAATATAAAAAAACTAAAAAGAGAAAATGTTTTTAAAACATGGATAACAAAAATACTCATAAATGAATGTATAAATACAATAAGAAAAAATGCAAAAGTTACTTATTTAAATAATGATATATTAATTAAAAATGAATCTATATCTATTGATGAAAAACTTGATTTATATGAAGCGATTGACCAATTGAGGGATGGATATAAAACAGTAATAATACTTAAGTATTTTAATGATTTACCATTAAAGGATATTTCTTATATTATGGATATACCAGAAAATACGGTTAAAAGTCATTTGAAAAGAGCTAAAAATGATTTAAGTAAAATTTTAAAGGAGGACTTTTTAAATGAATAA
- a CDS encoding DUF4179 domain-containing protein, whose translation MNKNYENISIPNNIDDFIDVGVKRAVDLKNIKRKKLIRRKLGITAASLIIILTIGFSNPAMAAKIPILGNVFQAIEKNIYYPSNYSEYSTSVNETSYSNGVGVTLSDILCDGQSLYVTYNIESDKPFKYTSWGDGPLTMNQLITSEKYNKVDFSHKELDNTGFAGLEGKFIDDNTFVGMEKYKLSSLKTSIPDEFIFQVKYASFETHSLEDDEKRDIKSGTWAFKIPVKVNKDIKRVVNLDNMGNDSVTLNSLSITPFDMIFSLTYNKGKWNDYEVSIYDENGEELNLSDSSIDEENKTENIIFKAPSNESKSIRIIINKPILEKGETITDSEGQCETSYEELGKELIFDEIINIK comes from the coding sequence ATGAATAAGAATTATGAAAATATTAGTATACCAAATAATATAGATGATTTTATAGACGTTGGGGTAAAGAGAGCTGTAGATTTAAAAAATATTAAAAGAAAAAAACTTATTAGAAGAAAATTAGGGATTACAGCAGCTTCTTTAATTATTATTTTAACTATAGGTTTTTCAAATCCAGCAATGGCAGCTAAAATACCTATTTTGGGAAATGTATTTCAAGCTATTGAAAAAAACATATATTATCCAAGTAATTATTCTGAATATTCTACATCAGTAAATGAAACATCATATTCCAATGGTGTTGGTGTAACATTGTCTGACATATTATGTGATGGACAATCATTATATGTAACATATAATATTGAAAGTGATAAACCATTTAAATATACTTCATGGGGAGATGGACCATTAACAATGAATCAGCTTATAACGAGTGAAAAATATAATAAAGTGGATTTTTCACATAAAGAATTAGATAATACTGGTTTTGCAGGACTTGAAGGAAAATTTATTGATGATAACACTTTTGTGGGTATGGAAAAATATAAACTTTCATCACTAAAAACATCTATTCCAGATGAGTTTATATTTCAAGTTAAATATGCATCATTTGAAACACATTCACTAGAGGATGACGAAAAACGTGATATTAAATCTGGTACATGGGCATTTAAAATACCTGTAAAAGTTAATAAAGACATTAAAAGAGTTGTTAATTTAGATAACATGGGCAATGACAGTGTAACTTTAAATTCATTATCAATAACACCTTTTGATATGATTTTTAGTTTAACTTATAACAAAGGTAAATGGAATGACTATGAAGTTTCCATTTATGATGAAAATGGAGAAGAACTTAATCTTTCAGATAGTAGTATAGATGAAGAGAATAAAACTGAAAATATAATTTTTAAAGCGCCTTCTAATGAAAGTAAGAGTATTAGGATTATAATAAATAAACCTATATTAGAAAAAGGTGAAACAATAACTGACTCAGAAGGTCAATGTGAAACTTCTTATGAAGAGCTTGGAAAAGAATTAATATTTGATGAGATAATAAATATTAAATAA
- a CDS encoding TVP38/TMEM64 family protein: MMNTDVFINIMSNYSNIALLISIFASVIIAVLGVVPSIFVTGANIIFFDPIKGFFISLIGETIGAAISFWLYRKGFKKKIENFSVNNKYLKKLVKSKGKESTYLVFLIRLLPFVPSGFVTLGASVSNMNIVPFTIATFLGKIPSIILEALVSYDFINIQDNWIRLIITLLALILIMIFMNKNYKSN, from the coding sequence ATGATGAATACAGATGTGTTTATTAATATAATGAGTAATTATAGTAATATAGCATTATTGATAAGTATTTTTGCTAGTGTGATTATAGCAGTATTAGGAGTAGTACCATCTATATTTGTTACTGGTGCTAATATTATTTTCTTTGATCCTATAAAAGGTTTTTTCATATCATTAATAGGGGAGACTATAGGTGCAGCTATATCATTTTGGTTATATAGAAAAGGTTTTAAGAAAAAGATAGAAAACTTTTCAGTTAATAATAAATACTTGAAAAAATTAGTAAAGAGTAAAGGTAAAGAGAGCACTTATCTAGTATTTTTAATAAGATTATTGCCTTTTGTGCCTTCTGGATTTGTAACATTAGGTGCTTCAGTAAGTAATATGAATATTGTTCCTTTTACGATAGCAACTTTTTTAGGGAAAATCCCTTCTATTATATTAGAAGCATTGGTAAGTTACGACTTTATTAATATACAAGATAATTGGATTAGACTAATAATTACGTTATTAGCATTAATATTAATCATGATTTTTATGAACAAAAATTATAAATCTAATTAG
- a CDS encoding tetratricopeptide repeat protein, with amino-acid sequence MENKNYLYDNYLNMARNLKSERNLLKALKFYKKAYALNIGKTDIEFLLDMALLYDEIGLGKEAEEKYLEIINLDEDEPRAYYGLGTIHDELGNLSKAKEYYKISIQKDSSYDKAYFFLANIYDELGDKEKAILNYKKTIELNNKDLWGYANLACIFEELDKNKEALKYINKALEINPKHYRILFNKAVISNKLHKKQEAIDYYKKSIKANPTYTYSFLNLAVIYREDNDFTTAINIINKGIEINPEEGFLYYNRACFYVNTKELLKALKDVEKCIELNDLFLDYMKKDKELDPIRDLKEYKEFINNIT; translated from the coding sequence ATGGAAAATAAAAATTATTTGTACGATAATTATTTAAATATGGCTAGAAATCTAAAAAGTGAGAGAAACTTATTAAAAGCTTTAAAATTTTATAAAAAAGCATATGCATTAAATATAGGTAAAACTGATATAGAATTTTTACTTGATATGGCATTATTATATGATGAAATTGGTTTAGGAAAAGAAGCAGAAGAAAAATATTTAGAAATAATTAATTTAGATGAAGATGAACCCAGAGCTTATTATGGCTTAGGCACTATACATGATGAATTAGGTAATTTATCAAAAGCAAAAGAGTATTACAAAATATCAATACAAAAAGATTCAAGTTATGATAAAGCATATTTCTTTTTAGCCAATATATATGATGAATTAGGTGATAAAGAAAAGGCAATTTTAAATTATAAAAAAACTATTGAATTAAATAACAAGGATTTATGGGGATATGCGAACTTAGCTTGCATTTTTGAAGAATTAGATAAAAATAAAGAAGCGTTAAAATATATAAATAAGGCTTTAGAAATAAATCCTAAACATTATAGAATATTATTTAATAAAGCTGTAATATCAAACAAATTACATAAAAAACAAGAAGCTATAGATTATTATAAAAAGTCTATAAAAGCAAATCCCACATATACATATAGTTTTTTAAATTTAGCTGTGATATACAGAGAAGATAATGATTTCACAACTGCAATAAACATAATAAATAAAGGAATAGAAATAAATCCAGAAGAAGGATTCTTATATTACAATAGAGCTTGCTTCTATGTTAATACAAAGGAATTATTAAAGGCTTTAAAAGATGTAGAAAAGTGTATAGAGCTAAATGATTTATTTTTAGATTATATGAAAAAAGATAAAGAACTTGATCCTATAAGAGATTTAAAGGAATACAAAGAATTTATAAACAACATTACATAG
- a CDS encoding flavin reductase, with product MKETFTEGLEISMDNLYKTGAFLTCGNENKANTMTISWGSVGYIWRRPIFMALVRETRYTKEFLDSGDNYTISIPFEGSMKSSLTICGTKSGRDVDKEKEANIKFLPSKSVSSPIVHGCNKYYECKIMFKQEMDLDNIDPEIKDKFYGEGESKHVLYFAEILESYTK from the coding sequence ATGAAAGAAACTTTTACAGAAGGTTTAGAGATTTCAATGGATAATCTTTATAAAACAGGAGCATTTTTAACTTGTGGAAACGAAAATAAAGCTAATACTATGACAATTAGCTGGGGAAGTGTCGGTTATATTTGGAGACGACCTATATTTATGGCACTAGTTAGAGAAACAAGATATACTAAAGAATTTTTAGATTCTGGTGATAATTATACCATTAGTATACCATTTGAAGGAAGTATGAAATCATCACTTACTATATGTGGAACAAAATCAGGTAGAGATGTAGATAAAGAAAAAGAAGCTAATATAAAATTTCTACCTAGCAAAAGTGTAAGTAGTCCTATAGTTCATGGATGTAATAAATATTATGAGTGCAAAATAATGTTTAAACAAGAAATGGATTTAGATAATATTGATCCTGAAATTAAAGATAAATTCTATGGTGAAGGTGAATCAAAGCATGTATTATATTTTGCTGAAATATTAGAAAGCTATACTAAATAA
- a CDS encoding MarR family winged helix-turn-helix transcriptional regulator, translating into MDQSKKIVNEILVELFNDILQIEEQTIREGVISDLSITEIHTIEAIGMYKKRTMSEVAQDLKITVGTLTTAINKLIKKGYVERSRIEEDRRVVLIALTKKGKLAYRLHEKFHNDMVSNSIESLTQQEEEMLISALNKINEFLKQKYKLK; encoded by the coding sequence ATGGATCAATCTAAAAAGATAGTCAATGAGATATTAGTAGAATTATTTAATGATATTTTACAAATAGAAGAACAAACAATAAGAGAAGGAGTAATTTCAGATCTTTCAATTACTGAAATTCATACTATTGAAGCAATTGGAATGTACAAAAAAAGAACAATGTCTGAAGTAGCTCAAGATTTAAAAATAACAGTTGGGACTTTAACAACTGCAATAAATAAGCTTATTAAAAAAGGTTATGTGGAAAGAAGTAGAATAGAAGAAGATAGAAGAGTTGTTTTAATTGCTTTAACTAAAAAGGGAAAACTAGCTTATAGATTACATGAGAAATTTCATAATGATATGGTTAGCAATTCAATAGAAAGCTTAACACAACAAGAAGAAGAAATGCTAATTTCAGCATTAAATAAGATAAATGAATTTTTAAAACAAAAATATAAATTGAAATAA
- a CDS encoding beta-ketoacyl-ACP synthase III, which translates to MNIKIGGVGGYLPSLAVTNDKISEFVDTNDEWIVERTGIKERRISEGENTSEIAVKAAKVALERAKIDSENLDLIIVATITPDMFMPSVACLVQKELNANNATAFDINVACSGFVFALETANSLMKSLNYKNALVIGAETLSKVINWNDRGTCILFGDGGGAAVLVRDEKNGIINSYLKTDGKKGDSLTIGALDFNTPFTKENFISNQYVEMNGREVFKFATSAIIKAIDGALEGTDICLDDIKYIVPHQANIRILDYVAKKLKIDINKFYTNLDKTGNTSSASVPLALNEVYEKGLLNEGDKILLVAFGGGLSYGATLLEW; encoded by the coding sequence ATGAACATTAAAATAGGGGGAGTAGGGGGATATTTACCATCACTTGCTGTTACAAATGATAAGATTAGTGAATTTGTAGACACTAATGATGAATGGATAGTTGAAAGAACTGGCATAAAAGAACGTAGAATCTCAGAAGGTGAGAATACTTCGGAAATTGCTGTTAAGGCCGCTAAAGTTGCTCTTGAAAGAGCAAAAATTGATTCTGAAAATTTAGATTTAATAATAGTAGCAACTATTACTCCAGATATGTTTATGCCATCTGTAGCATGTTTAGTTCAAAAAGAATTAAATGCTAATAATGCTACAGCATTTGATATAAATGTTGCTTGCTCAGGATTTGTATTTGCATTAGAAACTGCAAATTCATTAATGAAATCATTAAATTATAAGAATGCACTTGTTATAGGTGCAGAAACACTTTCTAAAGTTATTAATTGGAATGACAGAGGAACTTGTATATTATTTGGTGATGGTGGTGGAGCAGCAGTACTTGTAAGAGATGAAAAGAATGGAATAATTAATTCGTATTTGAAAACAGATGGGAAAAAAGGAGACTCATTGACTATAGGTGCACTTGATTTTAACACTCCTTTTACTAAAGAAAATTTTATTAGCAACCAATATGTAGAGATGAATGGTAGAGAAGTTTTTAAATTTGCAACTTCAGCTATTATTAAAGCAATTGATGGTGCATTAGAAGGTACTGATATTTGTTTAGATGATATAAAGTACATAGTGCCTCATCAAGCTAATATAAGAATATTAGATTATGTTGCTAAAAAATTAAAAATAGATATAAATAAATTTTATACAAATTTAGATAAAACAGGAAATACATCTTCGGCTTCAGTACCATTAGCTTTAAATGAAGTTTATGAAAAAGGTCTTTTAAATGAAGGCGATAAAATTCTTTTAGTTGCTTTTGGTGGAGGATTAAGTTATGGAGCTACATTATTAGAATGGTAG
- the acpP gene encoding acyl carrier protein has translation MLFEEIREIICEQLGVEKDGITLETTFEDLGADSLDLFQVVIELEEKFDIQIEEVEKLKSLKDAVEYVKNKTNN, from the coding sequence ATGTTATTTGAAGAAATTAGAGAAATTATATGTGAACAATTAGGTGTAGAAAAGGATGGAATAACTTTAGAAACTACATTTGAAGATTTAGGAGCAGATTCTTTAGACTTATTCCAAGTTGTAATTGAATTAGAAGAAAAATTTGATATTCAAATAGAAGAAGTTGAAAAGTTAAAGAGTTTAAAAGATGCAGTTGAATATGTAAAGAATAAAACTAATAACTAA
- the fabK gene encoding enoyl-[acyl-carrier-protein] reductase FabK, producing MANNRVCDLLGIKYPIFQGGMAWIADASLAAAVSEAGGIGIITGAAPTEWVRNQIREAKKLTDKPFGVNIMLMSENAEEIAELVCEENVAIVTTGAGSPGKYMERWKANNIKVIPVVASVALAKRMQKAGADAIIAEGTESGGHVGQLTTMALIPQVVDAVSIPVIAAGGIGDGRGVAASFMLGAEGVQVGTRFLVARECTVNQNYKDKILKAKDIDTEVTGRSTGHPVRVLKNKLSRMYNKLEKEGISSEKLEELGAGTLKKAAVDGDIENGSIMSGQIAGLINKEQTSKEIIEEMFEEAQQRFMLFGGNHE from the coding sequence GTGGCAAATAATAGAGTATGTGATCTACTTGGTATAAAGTATCCGATATTTCAAGGAGGTATGGCTTGGATAGCAGATGCATCTTTAGCAGCAGCAGTAAGTGAAGCTGGTGGAATTGGAATAATAACAGGAGCAGCACCAACAGAATGGGTAAGAAATCAAATCAGAGAAGCTAAAAAATTAACAGATAAACCTTTTGGTGTAAACATAATGCTAATGTCTGAAAATGCAGAAGAAATAGCAGAACTAGTATGTGAAGAAAATGTAGCTATTGTTACTACTGGAGCAGGAAGTCCAGGTAAGTACATGGAAAGATGGAAAGCAAACAATATAAAAGTTATACCAGTTGTTGCATCAGTAGCTCTTGCTAAGAGAATGCAAAAAGCAGGAGCAGATGCAATTATAGCAGAAGGTACAGAATCAGGTGGTCATGTAGGTCAGCTTACTACAATGGCGTTAATTCCACAAGTTGTAGATGCAGTAAGTATACCAGTTATAGCAGCAGGTGGAATAGGTGATGGAAGAGGAGTTGCAGCTTCTTTTATGTTAGGAGCAGAAGGGGTTCAGGTTGGAACTAGATTTTTAGTTGCAAGAGAATGTACAGTTAATCAAAATTATAAAGATAAGATATTAAAAGCTAAAGATATAGATACAGAAGTTACAGGTAGATCTACAGGTCATCCAGTAAGAGTGCTTAAAAACAAGCTATCAAGAATGTATAACAAGTTAGAAAAAGAAGGTATAAGTTCAGAAAAATTAGAAGAATTAGGAGCAGGTACTTTAAAGAAAGCAGCTGTAGATGGGGATATTGAAAATGGCTCTATAATGTCTGGACAAATTGCAGGCTTAATTAACAAAGAACAAACATCAAAGGAAATTATTGAAGAGATGTTTGAAGAAGCACAGCAAAGGTTTATGTTATTTGGAGGAAATCATGAATAG
- the fabD gene encoding ACP S-malonyltransferase: MNSENIAFLFPGQGAQYVGMAKEFYDKIPECKEIVDKAEKILDMPIKDMLFNGPEEVLMQTENAQPTIVVASLVALKALEVNNIEAKYTAGLSLGEYASLIFSGALSLEEGLLLVKERGRIMGSSLPKGLGKMAAILKLDNEKLEELLNRASEFGVVEAANYNCPKQVAIAGENKAIDEAVKIARELGGLGIPLKVSGPFHSSLLKSASEEFYKTLKDTNINSLNKVTYSNVKGLPYDEKDDIKELLKKHIRSSVLFDKTIENMIKSGVNTFIEVGPGKVLSGFVKKINRTVKVLNIEDMESLNKLLLTLEEI, encoded by the coding sequence ATGAATAGTGAAAATATTGCATTTCTTTTTCCAGGTCAAGGTGCTCAATATGTTGGAATGGCAAAGGAATTCTATGATAAAATACCGGAATGTAAAGAAATAGTTGATAAAGCAGAAAAAATATTAGATATGCCAATAAAAGATATGCTATTTAATGGTCCAGAAGAAGTATTAATGCAAACAGAAAATGCTCAACCTACAATAGTAGTGGCCTCTTTAGTAGCATTAAAAGCTTTGGAAGTAAATAATATTGAAGCAAAGTACACTGCCGGATTAAGTCTTGGTGAATATGCTTCCTTAATTTTTTCAGGAGCACTTTCTTTAGAAGAAGGATTACTTCTTGTGAAAGAGAGAGGTAGGATAATGGGAAGCTCTCTTCCAAAAGGTCTTGGAAAGATGGCAGCTATTTTAAAACTTGATAATGAAAAATTAGAAGAGCTATTAAATAGAGCAAGTGAATTTGGTGTTGTAGAAGCAGCAAATTATAATTGTCCAAAGCAAGTGGCAATAGCTGGTGAAAATAAGGCTATTGATGAAGCAGTCAAAATAGCAAGGGAACTTGGCGGCTTAGGAATACCTTTAAAAGTAAGTGGACCTTTTCATAGTTCGTTATTAAAGAGTGCAAGTGAAGAATTTTATAAAACATTAAAAGATACAAACATAAATTCATTAAATAAAGTTACTTATTCTAATGTGAAAGGGTTACCTTATGATGAAAAAGATGATATTAAAGAGTTGTTAAAAAAGCATATAAGATCATCTGTACTTTTTGATAAGACTATTGAAAATATGATAAAAAGTGGAGTTAATACATTTATTGAAGTTGGACCAGGTAAGGTTCTTAGTGGATTTGTAAAGAAGATTAATAGAACTGTTAAAGTATTAAATATAGAAGATATGGAATCATTAAATAAATTATTATTAACATTAGAAGAAATTTAG
- the fabG gene encoding 3-oxoacyl-[acyl-carrier-protein] reductase, with amino-acid sequence MLKGKCAIITGAARGIGKAIALKLASLGANIVLNYRSSEEEAKIVASEIEKMGVEVLTVKGDISKLEDVENIISEAKNKFGIIDIIVNNAGITKDTLILRMKEKDFDDVIDVNLKGVFNCLKSITPVMVKQRHGKIINISSVVGVAGNAGQVNYAASKAGVIGMTKSLAKELGARGINVNAVAPGFIETDMTSVLGEKVKEEAKKNIPLKRFGTPEDVAGVVAFLASENSNYVTGQVINIDGGMVM; translated from the coding sequence ATGCTAAAGGGAAAATGTGCAATTATTACAGGTGCAGCAAGAGGAATAGGTAAAGCAATTGCTTTAAAATTAGCTTCTCTTGGTGCAAACATAGTATTAAATTATAGAAGTAGTGAAGAAGAGGCAAAAATAGTAGCTTCTGAAATAGAAAAAATGGGTGTAGAAGTTTTAACTGTTAAAGGTGATATAAGCAAATTAGAAGACGTAGAAAACATTATAAGTGAAGCAAAGAACAAATTCGGAATTATAGATATTATTGTAAATAATGCTGGAATAACAAAAGATACCCTTATTCTTAGAATGAAAGAAAAAGATTTTGATGATGTTATAGATGTAAATTTAAAAGGAGTTTTTAATTGTTTAAAATCAATTACTCCTGTTATGGTTAAGCAAAGACATGGAAAGATAATAAATATTTCATCAGTAGTTGGTGTTGCAGGAAATGCAGGTCAAGTAAACTATGCAGCTTCTAAAGCAGGGGTTATAGGTATGACTAAATCTTTAGCAAAAGAGCTTGGAGCAAGAGGAATTAATGTAAATGCAGTTGCTCCAGGATTCATTGAAACAGATATGACAAGTGTTTTAGGTGAAAAGGTTAAAGAAGAAGCTAAAAAGAATATACCATTAAAGAGATTTGGAACTCCAGAAGATGTAGCAGGTGTTGTAGCTTTTCTTGCAAGTGAAAATTCAAACTATGTTACAGGTCAAGTTATAAATATTGATGGCGGAATGGTAATGTAA
- the fabF gene encoding beta-ketoacyl-ACP synthase II, with the protein MERRVVVTGMGALTPIGNDVDTFWKNNKEGKLGIDFIKLIDNELINVKIAGELKDFNPEEVLGKKECKRLDRFSQMALIAADEAIKSSKIDLEKVDKKRFGVMVGSGIGGFATIETECTKLVTGKSKRMSPFFVPMAIINLAAGNISIQYGLEGSCTSVVTACATGTNNIGDAFRSIKHGYADFMLAGGAEAPITRIGVEGFHSMKALNSSNDPIKASTPFDKNRSGFVMGEGAGILLLESLDSALERGANILGEIVGYGSTCDAYHITSPHPEGFGAAEAMSQAINEAKIDKTEVSYINAHGTSTQLNDKFETAAIKKVFGEDAYNIPISSTKSMTGHLLGAAGAIESIVCLKALEEGFVPPTIGYETKDEELDLDYVPNKGRKKELKYALTNSLGFGGHNATLLFKRWEEK; encoded by the coding sequence ATGGAAAGAAGAGTTGTTGTTACAGGAATGGGAGCATTAACTCCAATAGGAAATGATGTAGATACATTTTGGAAAAACAATAAAGAGGGTAAATTAGGAATAGATTTTATTAAGTTAATAGATAATGAATTAATTAATGTGAAGATTGCTGGAGAACTTAAGGATTTTAATCCAGAAGAAGTTTTAGGTAAAAAAGAATGTAAAAGACTAGATAGATTTTCTCAAATGGCATTAATTGCAGCTGATGAGGCAATTAAAAGTTCTAAAATAGATTTAGAAAAAGTAGATAAAAAAAGATTTGGTGTTATGGTAGGTTCAGGAATAGGTGGATTTGCAACTATAGAAACTGAATGTACTAAATTAGTTACAGGTAAATCAAAGAGAATGTCACCATTCTTTGTTCCAATGGCAATTATCAATTTAGCTGCTGGAAATATATCTATTCAATATGGACTTGAAGGTTCTTGTACATCAGTAGTTACAGCGTGTGCAACAGGTACAAATAATATTGGAGATGCATTTAGATCTATAAAACATGGATATGCTGATTTTATGTTAGCAGGTGGTGCAGAAGCTCCAATAACAAGAATTGGTGTTGAAGGATTCCATAGTATGAAAGCACTTAATTCTTCAAATGATCCTATTAAAGCTTCAACTCCTTTTGATAAGAATAGAAGTGGCTTTGTAATGGGTGAAGGTGCAGGAATATTATTACTTGAATCTTTAGATTCAGCTTTAGAAAGAGGAGCAAATATATTAGGCGAAATTGTAGGATATGGTTCAACTTGTGATGCATACCACATTACATCCCCACATCCAGAAGGTTTTGGAGCAGCAGAAGCTATGAGTCAAGCAATTAATGAAGCTAAAATAGATAAAACTGAAGTTTCATATATAAATGCTCATGGAACTTCAACTCAATTAAATGATAAATTTGAAACTGCAGCAATTAAAAAAGTTTTTGGAGAAGATGCATATAACATTCCAATATCTTCTACAAAATCAATGACAGGACACTTATTAGGTGCAGCAGGAGCTATTGAATCTATAGTGTGTTTAAAAGCACTAGAAGAAGGATTTGTACCGCCTACAATAGGTTATGAAACTAAAGATGAAGAACTAGATTTAGATTATGTTCCGAATAAGGGAAGAAAAAAAGAACTTAAGTATGCTTTAACAAATTCTTTAGGATTTGGTGGACATAATGCAACTTTATTATTTAAGAGATGGGAAGAAAAATAG
- the accB gene encoding acetyl-CoA carboxylase biotin carboxyl carrier protein, whose protein sequence is MDFQNIKELINIINSSDLAYFELKSNDGYVKMDKSLTRSLNRNVEEEETTKKESNIHTKEEPIQEKNNFPENKSSNMQEEAVEEDTVIITSPMVGTFYSSPSPESESFAKEGDYVKKGKVICIIEAMKLMNEIESNYNGKIVKCFAKDGDMVEFGQKLFEIKED, encoded by the coding sequence ATGGATTTTCAAAATATTAAAGAACTTATAAATATTATAAATTCTTCGGATTTAGCTTATTTTGAATTAAAATCAAATGATGGCTATGTAAAAATGGATAAGTCTTTAACTAGAAGCTTAAATAGAAATGTAGAAGAAGAAGAGACTACAAAAAAGGAAAGCAACATTCATACAAAAGAGGAACCTATACAAGAAAAGAATAATTTCCCAGAAAATAAATCGAGTAATATGCAAGAAGAAGCTGTAGAAGAAGACACAGTAATAATTACATCACCAATGGTTGGAACATTTTATTCATCACCATCTCCTGAGAGCGAGTCATTTGCTAAAGAAGGAGATTATGTGAAAAAGGGAAAAGTAATTTGTATAATTGAAGCAATGAAGTTAATGAATGAAATTGAAAGCAATTATAATGGGAAAATAGTAAAGTGTTTTGCAAAAGATGGAGATATGGTTGAGTTTGGACAAAAACTCTTTGAAATTAAGGAGGATTAA